The following nucleotide sequence is from Solanum dulcamara chromosome 7, daSolDulc1.2, whole genome shotgun sequence.
TCCCGGCAAATCAAACTTTCCGGCCTCGGCAAGAATTGttgaaactcaagaaaataaagagTTATCTCAAGAAAATCAACAAGCCTCCGGTCAAAACAATTAAGGTATTTTTCTTTCTCTGTTTCTTTTTTCAAGATTTCAGCTTTACAGTCTTTGTAACAAGAaaagattgttttttttttatgatgcagagtcCAGATGGGGATCTAATAGATTGTGTTGTATCTCATCTTCAACCAGCTTTTGATCATCCTCAGCTCAAGGGAATGAAGCCATTGGTAAtttcttcaagaaaataaattttcactCTTTAAGTTTTAAACAGAGTTAGAAGCACAACTTTTTTATTTGATGTGTTCGATTTCATGTAATGCAGGAACCTCCAAAGAGTCCTAAAGCTAATGACACCATGAATGAAATGGAAGAAAGTTTACAGCTTTGGACAGTTTCTGGAGAATCATGCCCTGAAGGAACTGTTCCTATTAGGAGAACAACAGAGAAAGATGTATTGAGAACTAGTTCATTAAGAAGATTTGGTAGGAAAATTAGAAGAGGTGTAAGGCATGACACATTGAGTAATGGTCATGAGGTAAGAAAAATTTCTGCGTACATTTTATTTTGGTCTTTAAAATTACATTTGTTACAAAAAATCATTGTATAAAGTCAACAGAGTCAAAGATGTCACATTCAAGAAGGAACACACATTTCTTTTAAAAGCAAAGTAGGATTTGGACATTACAATGTTAATGTAGAATCTGTCTAAAGGTGAAAATGAAATAAACTGTGTGGTGGATGGCAGCATGCGGTAGCATTTGTGAATGGAGAACAATATTATGGAGCAAAGGCAAGTATTAATGTATGGACACCAAGAGTTACTGATCAATATGAATTCAGTCTGTCACAACTATGGGTCATTTCTGGCTCATTTGGCAATGATCTTAATACCATTGAAGCTGGTTGGCAGGTATCACATTCGAGCAATAAATTTTGAAGTCCCTTGTACATCATTTTGCTATTATAGATATGATACCCGAGTCTAACTTAACCTAGAAATACAACTTAttcctttcaatttgtttgtcataCCTTTTTTAgacttctttttaattttttaattttaactttccaCCTGACTTATTTAACTTATTTAAGACTACAAGatttaaaatacattttgatatattccACATATCTTTTGTTGATAATGGCAACATTCAAAAGTTTTCGTAAATTTTTTGAAACGGAGGGACTCATAAAAGAgagaattgtttttttttatttttacaacgATAGTGTTTGAGCTAACTTATTCCATCTCAATTCTCAACTGATTCATGTTGAGTACTTATTATGTTTcacttatatatgtatcaaataaTTCTGCTCGActtagacaaataaaaataatcaccTATATTTTTCTCGTCATTTTTATGTCTTCTTTGGCCCCCGTTTGtccttataaatatttttccttcttaaaaaaaataatcatagtaACATTTTCtagttataaattaattttttgattagTTAATTTTCAACATCGAGTGTTTGTTTTGACCAATTTTTTGAGTGATTTTTTTCACTCAcggaattttattttatttttcaagtgCAATCTCTCTCCCCAAACGAAAATTTTCTAGTTTTATTTAGATTGCTTCAAGTCCAATTTGAACCTACTCTAGTCTTTTCATTTACCCGTTAAAGCAAAGGAAATCATTTTATTGCTGCTAAGCTGTAACAATCACCAGTACAAATGATTAATATTGAAAGTGAAATAGCAGCTAATTTAGTTGTCATAACAAACTAACATCCATATACCACAATAACAGCTAATATTCTTTTACATAAATTTTGTATTTCCTTCTTAGTCAGCAGAAATTtttaagtataatatatattaattaagtgCCATGTTCATATTCAGGTCAGCCCGGAATTATATGGTGACAACTATCCTAGATTCTTTACTTATTGGACGGTAagcattttattttttctttcatgttaGGTTAAATTTTCGTCATCAATACATGAAActtaaactttatattataATTCGGAACACAGACGGACGCATACCAAGCTACAGGATGTTACAACTTATTATGCTCAGGTTTCGTTCAAATAAACAATAGGATTGCTATGGGGGCAGCAATATCTCCAAGATCATCTGTCAATGGTAGACAATTTGATATTGGCATAATGATATGGAAGGtatattttttcctataacatttatattttctcattctttttttttaaataacctAATTTAAAAAAAGGTTAAAAAGTATTTTAGCTGTTTTGCACTTCCTCaatcaccccccccccccccaaaaaaaaaaaaacacaaccaACCTAAAAATGCTTATGAGGTACGTTTTCTTTGGGCATGCGCATAGGGACATTTTGATGAGCTGACAAAAATGCAATAGTATtagtattatatattatattcctacaattttttttttaatacaatGTTCAAGAATAGTAAATTGCAAGATTCTCTAAATTGCTAAGAGAAGCATTGCTGAGTCAACTTCTCATTTTCCATCttcaatttaatattttcttgctAGCTGACACCTAACAGCTTTTAGGTCTAACAGTTTAATAGTTTGAAACTACTACTCTTCTTGTTTCCACACTTGTTTCTTTTGGACTCTTGTTTTGCATcgatcttttcctttttttttcttttggtctTATGTATTTTAATATGTTCGAACAGATAGTATGTTTGTATTTTTAGGTCATAAGGGCAGTGTCACTCATCCGATTTacggaataaataaaataacatcaATAGTAGTGATATTTCACTTCTGTCTTTCGGctccacttatactacactacTGATTCGGAGACCTAGAACCTTGGCTTAGTAATGAATGAATGAGCTTTCTCCAACAGCGACTTTTGTAGTGTCGGCATTATAAAGCTCACTAAGCCTCGCCTCCCTCTCCTCTCGAATAAGTGGAATATATAGTCGGCGACTTGCTCCTCCATTAGACATTAATGGTATTTCATGAACCTGTTTCAGGATCTCTACTTTTTTAACGGATACCTGTTGTTATCTTTTAAATAAGTTGAttatttaaaacaaaaattgaataaaagtaTAACATATATAGTATAACTTATTGAATAATCAAGGAAAAATAGCTTTCTTTAGCATTAAACTTATAATAAGATTTAAGCAGACCAACTAATGAATTTTTCTTGTGTGTAGGATCCTAAGCATGGACACTGGTGGCTGGAATTCGGGTCGGGTCTACTAGTTGGATACTGGCCAGATTTCTTGTTCAGCCATTTAAGAGGCCATGCAAGCATGATACAATTTGGAGGTGAAATAGTGAACTCAAGATCAATGGGATACCACACTTCAACACAAATGGGAAGTGGACATTTTGCTGATGAAGGATTTAGGAAAGCTTCTTATTTCAGAAATTTGCAAGTTGTTGATTGGGATAATAATTTGATTCCTTTGTCAAATCTTCATCTATTAGCTGACCATCCAAATTGCTATGACATTAGAGCGGGAAAAAATAATGTTTGGggtaattatttttactatGGTGGTCCTGGAAGAAATTCAAGGTGTCcataaagggaaaaaaagaaatttcattTTGGTCTTGTAGAGTGtcctatttttaattttttggtacCACTTGAAGTCTTTTGTATCCCAACTTTGATCTAGGATTGAGAAGGTTTGGGTCATTTCTATGATTCTTTCATATAACAAACTTGGTTTGCTCCAAGGAGCTCATCTATTACTTATTTGACCATCATGAGCTGATGTAAATTTTTGGTGAGAAATTGATAGTATTGAAATTGTGTttagtttagtttattttttgtcAACTCAATGGAAATTGTGTGAAGAAAATTGAACCACCACACCTACCATTGGAACTTGGAAATTCAATAAGTCCAAGGTGTAATGACCAAAATGACACTAACCaacatttttttataattgtgTTTGGCTCAGTTTCTACGCATCTCACCAACATAGATATTGAGTAACTCTATCCATCAGGCAGTTTGTACGCATCTCACCAACATAGATATTGAGTAACTCTACTCTATCCATGAGGATTTGAACAGAAAATTGAGCCTCAGACCTCAGAAGCTCTAACCAGCATCTTGAGAAACCCATTATGTATCTGTTTTATTCTGTGCCAGTGAGATTACAGATacagaaatcaagaaaatttcattttttgaaataatttttctagTGAGATAATGTTGATGGTAGCGTTCATGTAGATATTGCATGTGGGAAGCATAGGGAGAATACAATATAACTGGCATAAGTCTAAGTTGTGAACCTTCCCGGGCATTATAATAATCAAAGAATCCCAAATAAGCCagattatttttatgattataaGAGAAGTTAGAGGGCTAGTCAACCCAACAAAAGCATCCAATAAATTAAGACAATCCAAGTTCACTAATCAAGAACATGGtttttatcaagaaaatattactataaacataattttaaaaaaaaaggacttGTAGCAGGGATTTGGTTCTTGTCCTTGTTTGAAAAGCCCAAGGTCAATTTTAGGTAATCTGATAACGTCATACTTGCGAACCACCGCGGTGCATAAAAAGTTGCAAATCTAATTGTTTCAGAATAACTTCAGACCTATGTAGCTGAATTCAATCATTTTTAATGATCGGAACGAACTTCGACAATATATGCAAGAATCTAAGACATTCGGTCTTGAACTTCAATCATatgaaactttaaaaaaaaaaaaaaaaaaatatttgtcaatAGTTAGGCAAGTCTAAATTCAAATAAACTGTTCCGAAGTGGGTAGACCtacaaaaattctaaaaaaactGGGTACGAGTTAAATAACGGTGTCCATTTATAGGATACCCTAGAAATTTTTACATCACTTGAGTCTAGCAACCCAAATGGTCTCCTCCACTTTTGCCAATTGGTACTTTTcttatactttctttaactTCATAACGAAAAGAAAAGTCTTAACACTTTCCAATTGATCTTACTAACTGCTGCTTCAAATTCAGACCATGACTAAAGTATGTAAAACGCAGGAATATTTACTTCTCCAACATGTTCAAgcatttaagaagaaaaaaagtagtCGAAGATACTTACCAAATTACATGGAACAAGGATAAACGTTCTTGCTTAATTTGAGAAGGCATAGGAGCCATAACATGGTAGAAACATTAACATGTAAAGAGGGCGATAATAAACCTGATGTATTCCTTCAGAATCAGCATGCTATCCTCTATCGATATGCAAAGAACATGAGcaattcatatatcatatatatatacagacaTTTCTAATGAGAAAAAGCTCCAGCAAAATTTGTAAA
It contains:
- the LOC129896331 gene encoding uncharacterized protein LOC129896331; the encoded protein is MLTEETIRKRHSKIMTSIIFKFVAFLVFSSSFTTVLSEHNTLPANQTFRPRQELLKLKKIKSYLKKINKPPVKTIKSPDGDLIDCVVSHLQPAFDHPQLKGMKPLEPPKSPKANDTMNEMEESLQLWTVSGESCPEGTVPIRRTTEKDVLRTSSLRRFGRKIRRGVRHDTLSNGHEHAVAFVNGEQYYGAKASINVWTPRVTDQYEFSLSQLWVISGSFGNDLNTIEAGWQVSPELYGDNYPRFFTYWTTDAYQATGCYNLLCSGFVQINNRIAMGAAISPRSSVNGRQFDIGIMIWKDPKHGHWWLEFGSGLLVGYWPDFLFSHLRGHASMIQFGGEIVNSRSMGYHTSTQMGSGHFADEGFRKASYFRNLQVVDWDNNLIPLSNLHLLADHPNCYDIRAGKNNVWGNYFYYGGPGRNSRCP